A genomic segment from Geitlerinema sp. PCC 7407 encodes:
- a CDS encoding DegT/DnrJ/EryC1/StrS aminotransferase family protein, with the protein MNKIPPLDLTQQYQQIEADVSKAVLAVLASGQYIGGPQVQQFETQFAEYIGTRHAVVCNSGTDALYLAMRALDIGPGDEVITTPFTFVATAETISAVGATPVFVDVDPLTFNIDADQVAAAITDKTRAVIPVHLFGYPADMTRLMAVAEAHGLTVIEDCAQATGAQWQGQKVGAIGHVGCFSFFPTKNLGACGDGGAITTNDPELVGRLRSLREHGQRQRYLHDEVGVNSRLDAVQAVILQIKLRHLDTWNQQRHAVAERYHQLLAPVPDVVVPQVATQGRCVWNQYTVRIVHPAAADLQARRDRRDAVRQFLQDQGVSSMVYYPIPLHLQPVYQSLGYREGQLPVAERLACEVLSLPMFPELPPEAQAQVVHALKDAIAL; encoded by the coding sequence GTGAATAAAATTCCACCTCTGGATTTAACCCAGCAATATCAGCAAATTGAGGCTGACGTTAGCAAGGCCGTGTTGGCAGTCTTGGCCTCGGGACAGTACATCGGCGGTCCCCAGGTTCAGCAGTTTGAGACCCAATTCGCAGAGTACATCGGCACCCGCCATGCCGTGGTCTGCAACTCCGGCACCGATGCGCTGTATCTGGCGATGCGGGCTCTGGATATTGGTCCGGGAGACGAGGTGATCACCACGCCCTTTACCTTTGTGGCGACGGCGGAAACCATTAGCGCCGTGGGCGCGACGCCGGTTTTTGTGGACGTTGATCCCCTGACCTTCAACATCGATGCTGACCAGGTCGCGGCGGCGATCACCGACAAGACTCGGGCGGTGATTCCGGTGCATTTGTTTGGCTATCCGGCGGATATGACGCGGCTGATGGCCGTGGCCGAAGCCCACGGTTTGACGGTGATCGAGGACTGCGCCCAGGCCACGGGCGCCCAGTGGCAGGGCCAAAAGGTCGGCGCGATCGGCCACGTCGGCTGTTTTAGCTTCTTCCCCACCAAGAACCTGGGGGCCTGCGGCGATGGCGGGGCAATCACCACCAATGATCCGGAGCTGGTGGGGCGGCTGCGATCGCTGCGGGAGCACGGCCAGCGCCAGCGCTATCTCCACGACGAGGTGGGGGTCAACAGCCGCCTGGACGCTGTGCAGGCCGTGATTTTGCAGATCAAGCTGCGCCATCTCGACACCTGGAATCAGCAGCGCCACGCCGTCGCCGAGCGCTATCACCAGCTTTTGGCGCCAGTCCCAGATGTTGTGGTGCCTCAGGTCGCGACCCAGGGGCGCTGCGTCTGGAACCAGTACACCGTGAGGATTGTGCATCCAGCAGCAGCTGATCTCCAGGCGCGGCGCGATCGCCGCGACGCCGTGCGCCAGTTCTTGCAGGATCAGGGGGTCAGTTCCATGGTCTACTACCCAATCCCGCTGCACCTGCAGCCGGTGTACCAGTCTCTGGGCTACCGCGAAGGCCAGCTGCCGGTGGCGGAGCGGCTGGCCTGTGAAGTCCTGTCGCTGCCGATGTTTCCCGAGCTGCCGCCCGAGGCACAGGCCCAGGTCGTCCACGCCCTCAAGGACGCGATCGCCCTCTAA